In Salminus brasiliensis chromosome 24, fSalBra1.hap2, whole genome shotgun sequence, one genomic interval encodes:
- the dnaja1 gene encoding dnaJ homolog subfamily A member 1, translating into MVKETGFYDLLGVKPNASQDELKKAYRKLALKYHPDKNPTEGEKFKQISQAYEVLSDAKKREVYDRGGEKAIKEGGNGSAGGGFGSPMDIFDMFFGGGSRMHRERRGKNVVHQLTVSLEELYNGATRKLAVQKNVICERCEGRGGRKGAVEVCPSCRGTGVQVRLHQLVPGMVQQISTICGGCQGQGQRLSHRDRCKACAGRKILRQKKILEVHIDKGMKDGQKIVFHGEGDQEPGLEPGDIIIVLDQRAHSVFTRQEEDLTMTMELQLVESLCGFQKPVKTLDNRTLLITSHPGELIKPGDKKCVLNEGMPMHRRPFEKGRLIIHFNVVFPEANFLPINKLKQLEQYFPDTREKNESDSMDDDLYIYADLEDCDLTHQRRYYHYIEEEEEDFHPGGGVQCQTS; encoded by the exons ATGGTGAAAGAAACAGGTTTCTATGACCTGCTGGGCGTAAAACCCAACGCCAGCCAGGATGAGCTGAAGAAAGCCTATCGCAAGCTGGCCCTGAAATACCACCCAGATAAGAATCCAACAGAAGGGGAGAAG TTTAAACAGATCTCCCAAGCCTATGAGGTGCTGTCAGatgcaaaaaagagagaggtgtATGATCGTGGAGGCGAGAAGGCCATCAAAGAAGGCGGCAATGGAAGTGCCGGGGGTGGTTTCGGCTCCCCCATGGACATTTTTGACATGTTCTTTGGCGGAGGGAGCCGCATGCACCGGGAGAGGAGAG GGAAGAACGTGGTGCACCAGCTGACAGTGTCTTTGGAGGAGCTTTACAATGGAGCCACCAGGAAACTGGCTGTTCAGAAAAATGTCATCTGCGAGAGATGTGAAG GGCGTGGGGGTCGCAAAGGAGCCGTGGAGGTGTGTCCATCATGTCGGGGCACTGGGGTGCAGGTGAGGCTGCATCAGTTAGTTCCTGGTATGGTCCAGCAGATCTCCACCATTTGTGGTGGCTGCCAGGGCCAAGGCCAGCGCCTAAGCCACCGTGACCGCTGCAAAGCTTGCGCTGGACGCAAAATCCTGCGGCAAAAAAAGATCCTGGAAGTGCACATTGATAAAG GCATGAAAGATGGGCAGAAGATCGTTTTCCACGGGGAAGGGGACCAGGAACCTGGACTAGAACCTGGAGACATCATTATTGTCTTAGATCAGAGGGCACATTCTGTGTTCACGAG ACAAGAGGAGGACCTGACTATGACCATGGAACTACAGCTCGTGGAGTCATTGTGTGGCTTCCAGAAACCTGTCAAGACACTGGACAACAGAACTCTCCTCATTACTTCTCATCCAG GCGAGTTAATCAAACCCGGGGATAAGAAGTGTGTACTGAATGAGGGGATGCCTATGCACCGTCGGCCATTCGAAAAAGGCAGACTCATCATCCACTTCAAT GTTGTCTTCCCTGAGGCAAACTTCCTCCCGATAAACAAACTGAAGCAGCTGGAGCAGTATTTCCCCGACACGCGGGAGAAAAACGAGTCTGACAGCATGGACGACGACCTCTATATTTACGCTGACCTCGAGGACTGTGACCTCACACATCAACGCCGCTATTACCACTAcattgaggaggaggaggaggactttCATCCAGGTGGAGGGGTACAGTGTCAAACCTCATAG